In a genomic window of Primulina huaijiensis isolate GDHJ02 chromosome 10, ASM1229523v2, whole genome shotgun sequence:
- the LOC140985511 gene encoding protein LIFEGUARD 2-like, translating into MWKDDIESASRPLYPMMLESPELRWSFIRKIYGIVSIQLFLTIVVASVVVTVHPISHFFATTRVGLAIYIVLIIAPFIVLCPLHSYYKRHPLNYFLLGLFTVTLAFPVGLTCAYTSGKVILEAVILTAVVVISLTLYTFWAARRGQDFNFLGPFLFGAIIVLLLFSVIQIFFPLGKISVMIYGGLASIIFCGYIIYDTDNLIKRYKYDEYIWAAVALYLDVINLFLSLLNILRAADRQ; encoded by the exons ATGTGGAAAGACGACATTGAATCGGCCAGTCGGCCGCTGTATCCGATGATGTTGGAAAGCCCAGAGCTTCGGTGGTCGTTTATCCGCAAAATATACGGAATTGTCAGTATTCAGTTATTCCTCACGATCGTTGTGGCCTCTGTTGTTGTCACTGTGCACCCAATATCTCATTTCTTTGCAACCACTAGGGTTGGTTTGGCAATTTATATTGTTCTCATCATCGCCCCTTTTATTG TTTTGTGCCCTTTGCATAGCTATTATAAGAGGCATCCTCTGAACTACTTCCTACTTGGGTTGTTCACGGTGACTCTTGCATTTCCGGTGGGGTTGACTTGTGCCTACACCAGCG GGAAAGTTATTTTGGAAGCAGTTATTTTAACAGCGGTTGTGGTTATCAGTCTTACATTGTACACATTCTGGGCTGCAAGGAGAGGTCAAGATTTCAACTTCCTAGGACCTTTTCTGTTCGGTGCTATTATTGTACTTTTGCTGTTTTCAGTGATTCAG ATTTTCTTCCCTCTGGGTAAGATAAGCGTGATGATCTATGGTGGCCTGGCATCAATCATCTTCTGTGGTTACATAATTTATGACACTGATAATCTGATCAAACGATATAAATATGATGAGTACATCTGGGCGGCTGTTGCACTCTATCTAGATGTCATAAACCTCTTTCTATCTTTGTTGAACATTCTCAGAGCCGCAGATAGGCAGTAA